In Granulicella mallensis MP5ACTX8, the sequence GAAGTCTCTGCGATGCTCCTGCTCCCGGTCTGCCCGCTCGGCGGCAGAGAGCTTATCGGACGCCTCAGCAGATAACGGCTGAAAGACTGGGAGATCGAACGCAGACTTCAGATATCCCACGTGCAGCTTGCGTATGTCGAGCGTGAGGTCCGCATGAAACGGTGCGGGCTGTACGCTCTGATCGCGACCGTCAGGCCCATAGATCGCGTTGAGTACAAGCGCGCAGTCTTCGACCGAGCGCGCGATGGGGCCGATCTTATCCATCGACCACGTCAACGCCATTCCTCCGGTGCGGGGGACGAGCCCAAAGCTTGGCCGCAGGCCTGTCGCGCCGCAGCGGGTAGAGGGGCTGGAGATCGACCCGAGAGTCTCCGTTCCGATCGCAAAGCCAACGCAGCCCGCAGCGACCGCGGAGCCTGAACCGGCGGAACTTCCGCTGGAACCTTGTCGCGGATTCCACGGGTTGCGCGTGCGTCCGCCAAACCACAGGTCGCCCTGAGCCAGCGCGCCCATGGAGAGCTTTGCAATCAGGACCGCACCTGCAGCATCGAGACGTTTGACGACCTCGGCGTCTTCGTCGAAGCGCTGCTGCTCGAAACCCGCCGCGCCCCACGTCGTCGGATAGCCCTTCACCGCGAGCAAATCTTTAGCGCCCCAGGGGATGCCATGCAGAGGGCCGCGATACTTTCCTGCAGCAATCTCACGGTCGGCCTGTGCGGCCTGCGCGAGAGCACGCTCTTCCGTCAGTGTGATGACGAAGTGTAACGACGGGTCGTAGCGCTTGAGGCGAGCGAGATACATCTTCGTCAGTGCAACGGAGGTGAGCTTGCGCAGGCGGAGTGCCTCGCCTAGCTGACGCACTGTCGCAAAGGCAACGGCGTCTTCCTGGAAAGTGAGCGCGGAGGCAGAGATCCCGGAGATGCTTGGTGCGGTTCCGAGCTTTACGGGGAGCGGAGCTGCCGGATGTGGCGAGAGTGTCCCCGTGGGGACAGGGTTGAAGACATCCGCAGGCGCAACGCTATTGGCGAGGTTCAGAGTGCGCACCCGCAAGGCCGAGTTGCGCTGACCGGTGAGTCCATCGAGCATCATCTGCTTTTGCTCGTTGGTGAGTTTGATCGCCGCAATGGCTGCTGCCGCGTCGATCATCTCCGGCGTAATGGCAGGCCAACCGCGCAGGTCGGGTTGTGCCTCCATACTGCCGTTGGCTGGAGTAGGCGCACCGGCCGAAGGCCGGGTGGCAAGGGCGAACAAAGTCCCCGGGAACAGCGTTCCGCCCAGTCCGGCAGCGGTGGAGACAGCAAGAAAGCGTCGGCGGGCGATGCCTGCTGACGGTGCGTTGGCGTCGAAGGTCATGCGAAATTATTGCATTGCCGCCGTGTCGCAAGGGTTCAATGCCTGCTACATTGCTGCGTATGAGATCTCTTCGTCTTCCGCGAGTTGTGTGCGCAGTGCTTCTGGCTCTCTGCGCGCTTGTCTGTGCAGGAACGGCGACGGCGCAGAATGGAACAGCTGCTTCCGGTCCTTCGGCCAATGCGGCGAAGCTTCAGTTCTATATTCGCTTGACGCCTCCGCGCCCAACCTTCGCCGTGGACATGAACGCTCACGAGCAAGAGGTAATGGAAGCGCACGCCGCCTATTGGGCCGACCTGTACAAGACAGGCAAGGTGTTGATCATTGGGCCGGTGCATGACCCAAAGGGCATCTTCGGCATGGCCATCATCGAAGTTGCGAGCGAGGCTGAAGCTCATACGATGGCTGAGAACGATCCCAGTGTAAAGGCCGGCATCAACAAGGTGGAAGTGATTCCGATGCACGTGTTCCTGCGGAAGCAGTAGCTGCTGAATCAGCTTTAATCGGCGCGGAGATACGCAAGTAGTGCGCGAGCGATTCGTCGCCGATGCCGCGTGGTTACGACTCCAGTATCGTTCGCCAGCGCTGCATCGATCAGCGCGCGAGCGATGCGGCTGAGGTCTTCCGCGGCCTCCGGGATCGATACGCCGGGGATTCGGACCTTGTGCTCGCCCAGCATTCGGACAACGCTCTTGTGCACCGCACTCCCGATGGAGTTCACCGCCTCTCCTTCGGCGGAGATACGGCTCTCTTCGGATTCGAGAATGCGATGCAGTGCAGGCGAGAACATGTGGGCATCGATGAGTGCATTCACCAACGCCGGAATCCGTGCAGAGAGTTCTTTGCCCTGAGTGGCTGTGAGGCTCGACGTAACGGCGTGGAGCAGCCGTTCTTCGTAGCGCCGATGCAGTGCGGCAAGGATCGCCTCCTTACCTGGAAAGTACTGATAGAGCGAGCCAACGCTTACGCCTGCGCGTTCCGCGACGGCATTAGTGTTGAATGCGGCAAGTCCACGCGTCTCCAGAATCTGAGTAGACGCTTCAAGGATGACTGCCATGGTCTCGGCCGAACGCGCCTGGAGCGGGCTGCGGCGCAGCTTTAAGGAGGGTGCCGAAGGCTTGCGGCCGCGCCGGGAAACGCGAGTTTGTTTTATGAGCATTTGCTCACATTATAAGTACAGGAGAAACACAATGAACGAAAACACGATTCTTTCCGCAGTCCTCCCCGAACACGAGGACGATCCCGAAACGCTGCACATCTTCATGCTGGTAAAGAGCACTCGCCACTGGCTGGACCTGGCCACGGCTGACCGCACTGCTTTCCTGAAGGAAGAGCTTCTTCCACTGCTCGTCAAACGGCCCGAAGTGACGATGCGCTACTTTGACGCTGAAGCCTTTTCGGCCAGGGCGACCGACGTGCTGTTCTGGGAGACGAAAGATATCTCAGCCTGGCAATGGATCTGCGATCACCTGCGCGAGACGAAGTTTTGGGATTACTACTTCGAGGTGTTGGAGATTCTTCCTTCGCTCGAAGGGAACTACCTCGCTGCTGGACGCTAACGATACGCAATAGAATGGCCGCGAGAAGGGAACTCTCGCGGCCATTCGAATGTATTGCTTGTACCTGTCTACTCTTGAGCCCAATCTTCCCATTGAAGTCCGTCGACACGCGCAAATTCGCGATGGTTGGCGGTAACTAGCGTTAGTCCCCGAGCTAATGCCTGGCCAGCAATCAGGGTGTCATAAGGGCCGATGGGCTGCTTGCGAGCTTCGAGGGTGGCACGAATGTGGCCGGCTGCTTCTGCATCTATTCCTGTGAAGTCCAGTAATTCAATTCCCATACTG encodes:
- a CDS encoding YciI family protein; protein product: MLLALCALVCAGTATAQNGTAASGPSANAAKLQFYIRLTPPRPTFAVDMNAHEQEVMEAHAAYWADLYKTGKVLIIGPVHDPKGIFGMAIIEVASEAEAHTMAENDPSVKAGINKVEVIPMHVFLRKQ
- a CDS encoding TetR/AcrR family transcriptional regulator, with protein sequence MLIKQTRVSRRGRKPSAPSLKLRRSPLQARSAETMAVILEASTQILETRGLAAFNTNAVAERAGVSVGSLYQYFPGKEAILAALHRRYEERLLHAVTSSLTATQGKELSARIPALVNALIDAHMFSPALHRILESEESRISAEGEAVNSIGSAVHKSVVRMLGEHKVRIPGVSIPEAAEDLSRIARALIDAALANDTGVVTTRHRRRIARALLAYLRAD
- a CDS encoding darcynin family protein is translated as MNENTILSAVLPEHEDDPETLHIFMLVKSTRHWLDLATADRTAFLKEELLPLLVKRPEVTMRYFDAEAFSARATDVLFWETKDISAWQWICDHLRETKFWDYYFEVLEILPSLEGNYLAAGR
- a CDS encoding type II toxin-antitoxin system VapC family toxin, giving the protein MSYLLDTTTCVELFSGANLSISSRLRVELARSAVFVSSVVFFEIWYGVHKSKRIEQNRPRTARLLSMGIELLDFTGIDAEAAGHIRATLEARKQPIGPYDTLIAGQALARGLTLVTANHREFARVDGLQWEDWAQE
- a CDS encoding amidase gives rise to the protein MTFDANAPSAGIARRRFLAVSTAAGLGGTLFPGTLFALATRPSAGAPTPANGSMEAQPDLRGWPAITPEMIDAAAAIAAIKLTNEQKQMMLDGLTGQRNSALRVRTLNLANSVAPADVFNPVPTGTLSPHPAAPLPVKLGTAPSISGISASALTFQEDAVAFATVRQLGEALRLRKLTSVALTKMYLARLKRYDPSLHFVITLTEERALAQAAQADREIAAGKYRGPLHGIPWGAKDLLAVKGYPTTWGAAGFEQQRFDEDAEVVKRLDAAGAVLIAKLSMGALAQGDLWFGGRTRNPWNPRQGSSGSSAGSGSAVAAGCVGFAIGTETLGSISSPSTRCGATGLRPSFGLVPRTGGMALTWSMDKIGPIARSVEDCALVLNAIYGPDGRDQSVQPAPFHADLTLDIRKLHVGYLKSAFDLPVFQPLSAEASDKLSAAERADREQEHRRDFDRNLYDAKLAAATLDRLRAMNVTLTPVELPTFHFSALLNILEAEAAAAFDELTISGRDALLTGQKSYDWPNGFRTARFISAVDYIQAQRARTLAIAAMHKFFLDFDVIVTPSSGAQLTATNLCGQPAVIVPNGLRGEDAPPFSAEKDEWPDYGGPGTPVSITFLAPLYGEAKACALAAAYQQNTSFHRLHPKLA